Part of the Kryptolebias marmoratus isolate JLee-2015 linkage group LG20, ASM164957v2, whole genome shotgun sequence genome, aaacaggcctagtggaCGCTCACCTCTACTGTCTGAAAAAAGAAGTTATTGACTTTCTTACAGAAAACAAGTAAGTTCTCGGCtccttttaattattaaacataCAAACAGTTTGTAACAATTTGAGCGACATTCACCAACAAGCCTGCTTGTGGACATGAGGTGCAGGCGTTCTCCCCCACAGCAACATCAGCGTGGACTCTCAATCACTGCCTAATCTGTAGCAAGTGTTGAGCAGGGTTACATGCCGTGTATGGCTTTGAAAGGCTCTGTTAGCAGGGTATTCTAGCAAggtgttaatttgttttactaTGTGCCACTGAGACAGGCTGTTAGGCCTTTAGCCTCTGGACTAAAGCGGTGTGACAAGGAGACTTCTGTGGCTCCGTACAGTTTATATTCTCCAAATGGAGGATCTGTATGGTATCAGCATGTCTTGAATCTTGTGGTTTAGTGGGAAAATggtgagttttttgtttatttgttgttgttttttggtcttcttttaaatgtaatacTTCATTAAATCAGAGAATCAAAGgtgcacagataaaaacaaatattgtggACCTGGATAGGATAATTACAAGTAAATAGCCTAATTCTTTTCCGTGCTACTCTGGATTTTGTGTTTCACGTTACAACTTTTCACATTACAAAATGGCTGCTAAAAAAGGTctggaaaataagaaaacacgAGTTACTGGTAACATTGAAAAGGACTAATTGGGAACTGGTTTTGGTATACAGCATCATTAGTTAATGTTTGATTGTTGATATGAATCTGACCATGTCTGTAGTTTTCTGTACTGATCACTGagtttatttgcaaaaacaaaataaaataatttagtaTACTCTGGTATgatttgttaatgttttgttttgttttttcaaagattAAGATGTTCTTACCAAACAACTCCCACAGCACACAATAAActcaaaatcaaacaaattaagcaaaaaaaaacttgctcacccttttagtatttttggttAAAGAGATGTAAATATAAGTCTTGCATCAATCACTGCATCACTAATGCCCCCTCGGCCGCCACCATATATTGTCTCCCTTGTTAGATGACTCATTCCTTTCTTCGGCTCCTTTCTCGGACTTTCTTTTCACCGCTCCTCTCGggctctcctccttcctcctccgtGTTCTTTCTGTGTCTCACGCTCAAAGACAGAAATAGACAGAgtaactgttgtttttctcctgtcaTTCAGATGGAAATTCTAATCTCCCTTTAAAAGAAAGTAAGAGAAGGAAAGTGGAGGGGGTCTGCGGGTGTGGGGATGTGGGGTAGTGAAGAGGAACACTGAGCAAAACGCACCAAAGTGCAGTGCACGGAGGAGGAAACAGATGAAGAAGACAACGTCATCTTCTGATATACCAGGAGAAATATCTGCTTTTGTATTCAAAGTCAACAGAAGAGTTTAGGTGCCAATCGTTTTAAACTCCATCATTaccattaaaaacagatatagCCATACTGATAAGTTGCCTGAAAAACAAGTATGTCATTTAAGTACATGACACAGTCACAAGCTTAAAATGTGGGCATAATTTTCAGTTCAGATGACATGGAGTTGTCTGTAAAGTTTCACTTGTGTGAGTAAAAAATTGATTCAaaagttgttgggtttttttgtttcttaggtCCATTTCATCGATTCGTGGCGAGTTGGTACCGTATTTGGTGCGCAAGCAGTTCTCAAAGACGGCTAACAGTCAGAAACTGAAGGACGACTCTGAGGATCAAAGCCAGAAAAAGAACAACGGCTCTACAAACCATGGTTATTGCTTGCACTGACATATCGCAGCAACGTACATCGGAATACAGTGAAAATAAACACTTAACAGACTCAACAACATGATTAAAAGATCTCTGAATCGTACTCACATACCATTAGTTTGGATCTAGCCTAAGTTATTGTCTCATATCAATGCTGATTCAACCTCATaacttgtttacataaaataataaatcctgCCTAttgtagcagaaaaaaaacctcttaactttgtgactttttttttctttgctcttgtTAGAGCTCCTTATCTCATCACGGGACGACTCTCTCCTCCAGCTGGCCCAGGAGCACTCCTGTTGGAACGATCACCGTGGTGACATGAGTGAGGCTTACCACGGGGGGAAGCTGCGCTGCTATGTTCACATTATGGAGCACGGCCTGTGCTACCGTGTTAACACGCTCGCTGCTTACATAGAAGCAAATCGACTGGTAAGTCAAGACAGTAAGCCTGCTTCATGCTGACATGCAGGTTCCTATATTTTATGTCTTCTAAATGTTAGATGTATACAAATTCAAGAGGGATTTTTATATGTGCGGAAATTTTCTTGCACACCATCTTTTTCTAGAGCTTTGGCTCAGAGATGTCCGCAAAAAAGCTGTCTTTACTTTGGAAACAGGTTTACCTAAAGTTTCACAAGCGTTTTTGACTTAATAGCCATTTTGCAtaatacaaattgttttttatactattcattgtgctttttaaagtaTCCTACctcacttttttgttgtttctcatgACTAGGCACCAAAGCTGTTTGAGGAGCCAGCAGTTCATCCAACTGCTGTCATTTCTGAGAAATGTCAGGTAAATCCAACCCACACGTCAGATACTTTCTCTTTACTCTACTAGATATTTGAAAATTCTTTTGaattcagagtttaaaaaaactaaagatttaatattttgtttgctaAGTCCTAAATGTGTTTTACGACAATCTGTTTATTGTGTAGTATGCGTGTATTCCTGAGTTGTGTTAGTGTTTGGGTTCTGCACACAGATGGGATCAGACAGTATGATCGGAGCTCTGTGCCAGATAGCAGATAAGACTTCCATAAAAAGATCCACTATCGGGAACTCCACCACCGTGAAGGAGAAGGTCAAAGTCACCAACTCCATCATCATGCATGGGGTTACTATTGAGGAAGGGTGAGAACACACACGTCTGTAAACACACGTGCTCACACTTGTTGAAAACTTGTATTctcaagtctttaaaaaaaagaaagattccAAAGACATTTGTTAAATACCTTTATCTGTcctcatttttcacttttactcTGAATCATGGGCAGCAATGGTTtataagtaaaacaaatatgctAATCTGTGTTCAATTTTTAAAGTCTTATAAATCTCAACTATCAAAGCATGACATTTTCCCTCCTTTGATGTTAATTTTcctattttaataataaaaggtgtgatgtattttctctttcactGCACATATTTTCACTATGCTTTCTTGATGCTCTAACCTaaatgatgtgtgtgtgggacAGATGTtcacatatgtgtgtgtgtgcattgatAGGAGGTGTAGCAGGTCTTGTCTTTTGTGCTCTCTGAGGTCAAATAGCAATCGCTGTGTGAACAAAGCATCTATTAGTGTGCGACCAGCCAAAGACCAGTGCCAAACAAGCACAGAGCTGCTGAAGTGAAACACAGCATTCATATTTCTGCTGAGATATGAGAGATGTCTCCTTGAAAGTTAAATCACACctaaattaattatttgtatCATAATGCTTGTTCTTTAATGTTCCTATAACCCCATTTTTATCACATTAGGTTTGAAGAAGTAAGACTTGACACATCTGTGATGACATATTCACAAATGAATTTACTTTTACTATTTTCATTAgctatttttatgatttatatttgtccttttattatatttttatgtttgtttgtttttagttgtttgtaaaaaaaaaaataaaaaaatgtggaaatttCCAACCACCAAACCTCCCCAGAATTGgcctaaatgtttaaaaatgtgcagcttttgcaaatcagatgtttaaataGCACTGTTCCAATTCTTTCAAGATTTAAAGACCACATAAAGGAACTAAAATAGGCTCCAACTCatctatggaaaaaaaataaaagtaatctgCTTCATAAGTTTATAGTGACAGTACAAACAGCCAACTCTGAGTACTGATGTGGCATGATGAACATTTGCGGACAATGAAGATTGAGCTCAACTTGAAGAACTGACTGCTCGGTTGCAACAAAGAGAACTTGTACAGGGAGCAGCAGTGGCTACAGTAGAATTAGCATCTAGATTGATCTGTTTAGTCTCTTAGCCAAAAATCTTGGTGGAAAGAGACTCATCTTGGCCTTGAGTCCAGATTTTAATGCACTCATTCACAGGctccttttcttttatctcAATTTCTTACtcctccttcttttcttttcatcaagGCCCCAACACCATTGctccctctctttctgtccCTTACCATCTTTTCTTAAGCCTTTCGGGGACCCCAGCCAGCCACCCTCATCATGCCCGTGTAGGTGCACGCACAAAGCCATGAAAGAATGAGAGAGATGGGAGAAGGGAAGAAAGAAGCGAAGGGAAAGCAAGCTAGCACGCAAGAAAGAAATTGcaattctttcttttcttccttttgagGACATAAGAAGGAaggagaaagaaggaaagaaagagcCAGTATGAGGGGATTAGCAGACCCTAGGCATGTCGCAGAAACCCCTCGCATTTCTGGTTTCTTTGTTTGGAGCTGACCAGAGCTTGTTGACAAAGCACTGCGTGTTTAGGAAGGGGGATAGTAGGGGTCAACTTTATAGGGGGGTTGGCACAGGAGGTGGGGGTCGATGTGTGTATacgtgtttgtgtatgtgtgtgtgtttgtgtaatggGGAGGGAGGATGTGGGGGTCATGACAAGGAGGAGCCCTGGTGTTAGTAATTAGTGGTGTTTCAGCTTCGAAGCTTCTTTGGtggtctctctttctctctaaTGTTACAAAACTCTGAATCTTGTAATCTCCCATCACCAactaccaccaccacctcctagGTAGTCACTTaaacacacacgcgcgcacacacacacacactggcctAACCACCTGAATAAAATAGACtaatacaaacttgtgtgtgtgtgaggtacATAGGGCCAAGTGTGTGTGCGTCACAGCCTGGGCAAGACCCACCTGTGTTCTCCGCTGGGCTTCCAGAGctactgaaacacacacattctctatctcacacacacttgcacataCACGCCCTTTATGGTTAGTCGGCGCTGGACACAGAAGACCGTCTGTGTCTGTCTCCAAGAATTTTATGGTGATGGTTTGGCTGAATGTGAGCATGCACGGTGGGTTGGCACTGCCAGCTCAGaccttaacacacacacacaaggtgcTCACAAACTAGGTCGCTGTTATTATTGCCTAACATATATGCTAATGACATGTCATTAAGTTCAGCTGATTGgatattttagagtttttatagCAGGTTTGAGGATCCTTGATGTGGAGGGAAAAGACTGAGCTCTGCTGTGGCTCTCTGTCCACTCTGTTTGCGCTGTGAGCGGCCAACTGTGGAAGGAAGGCTGCGGTTGGAGGTTCTCTGgcgtgtgtgtatgcatgtgcaGTCGTGTTGATGCAAAAGGGCCCGGACAACATGTAGCTAAgttgaaaaataatgtttcgACACTAATGGGTCACTGACTTGCGTCCTTGAAGTTGCCACGTAAGAGACATTTATGAGTGAATTTAGCTTCAAAGCTGTTGTTTTACTTCTTAGATTCAGTAAAGTCACTTTAAAGtctattttaaagtttgcttctctattattctttttttttttttgatcaaccACTGCTGCatctggttttagttttcttcccTCTACCTGAAGGAGTGCTAGACTGTCGATGTTATCTCCTTTCTGTGCACAGACGACCACCTTTTAATGCAGAAATTTAATGTCAAGTCGACACAGTTCACAGAATTTGTATCTTTCATTTTCAGATGTAACATCCAGGGCAGTGTGATCTGCAGTAATGCAATTATTGGCAGAGGAGCAGACCTCAAATATTGTTTGGTGGGAAATGGACAAAGAATCGAACCAGAAGGTGAgaccaaaaaaacacacacacacattattatcattattattgaTAAGATTGtcagcacatactctaagtgATAAGTTCCTATCAAATACTCCTAATTTGTGAtatcaatacaaaaaaattagGATTTGGATTgattaaaaaggcaaaataccATCTAAAAATAGCAGCTCATCTGGTATCTACCACATGTGGCGTCATGTGAGGGGTTCTGCAACAAAGCTGAATATGCAGCGTGTTTTAGATTGTATGTAAGCTGCTGTCTGCTGTGTATGAACAAACAACCCAGCGGCACACTTTGCAAAATAACAATACTGGTAGAAGAGTTGAGCTTGATGGTCGACTGCCCGCATGAggaattttttttgtgtacCGTGCCCAAGCATATAATGTCAGGATCTCGTTATGCATCAGTCTTGACAAAAGTAATATTTGATGACGCATGCTTTTGGAGTCTTGCTTTTGTAACAGAAGACAAGTGTTATTTGTTCAGTTCCTATTAAGATCATACTCAGTTTTTCTAGTTCGCATacaagtaaatgtttaaaaaaaaacacattcaatgGTCATATCAAGGATTGTTGATGTGTTATGAAAGTTTAGAATATTTTTCAATACTTTACAAGGTGTTGACCAGCTGATTATAAAGTAAAAAGATTATATTGTTCAAAACGAAATGATTTCTCGTTAATTTTGTGAATTTTGCAGTAAAATGACTTACGTAAAAATGACGCTATAATTGTAACTGTGTACTTACACGCGAAGTGGACAAAGTAACAACAATATTCCaaataaatgcttttcattGGAACGTTTTATGTccaagttttgttgtttatttcctaATCCTGCTGCTTGTCTGTGGCTGACTCAAATAAGGTGTTAATTTATGTGTGTGGTATCTGTTTATAGGTGCCAAGCATTCAGAGCCAACAATCAAAGTTTCTTTAACCCAAAGTCTGATTTGTCATATTTATTAttagttgattttattttaatcttcttGTCCCCAAAGCTAGCTGTTTGTATGTGTATGactgtgtctatgtgtgtgttacATTGATGGAGAGGTTAGAGAGCAGGGCCAGAACAGGACCACCCGGAATTCAACAGCAGCAGCCTGCAgccacatccacacacacatacacacacacacacacacgcaaatcCTTAAACATGTAAGAAATAGGGAGCAAGCTTGGCCACCAGACTGAGCAGCCTAATTGAGTGAACAGCAGGGAGCTCCAGGCAACAAGCGTTTGAATTTGAGATAAAAACgtattaaaatgaaacagttGAGACCGCTTTGGGGCAACCGGCGTGTCATTGCTGTGCAACAAAGCTTATCTTGCATTAGCATccttatttccttttatttttattggaaagTTGCATTATGGTATTGAACTCAAGAAACTTGGGCAGAAGTCACAGAATTGTtgcacaaaaactgtaaaagtacaTAAAACTCTAGTTTCCATTTTGGTGTCggtctttgtttttcaatatCTGTTTTTCTTATCCTGCATAATCTTACAAAGCACAAATACTGGCTTTtagaatgcttttttttgttttaaattaatatttttttaaagtaaatctgtGTAGTAGACATAGTGTTCTGTATTTATATTGTACATAGCGGTGAAGAGTCAAATTTATTCAAATAGCCACAAATTgcaggggtttttttgtttgcgaAGAAAACACATaagactaaataaaatcataaccATAATTGAAAACATTATAGatttacaagaaaacacaaaaatatatgtGTTCTGGAATCATCAGGTGGCTTTTTATCATAATAATCTAGCCTTTTAACagagtcaaaataaaagtaaaattagattttaaaaaggtggTGAAGGTAAAATCCACTGTTCAGTTTAAATCCCTCCACAGGGGTTTGCAGTCATTCAGTCTTCGTGTTACTGATTATGTATAACCTAATATTAAACGGAAAGCTTCCCTTTCCTCTTCTTTATATTGTATTcccattaaaatgtttgaataaacaCAATATTGCAGCTTGTTGCCAATGTAGCTGGCTGACCGTAGACTGCTAAAGCCATTAGCCTCCCACCCCACTGCTGAGGCTGTTAGCAGCCAAAGACCACCCTGATAGCctgagacaaacagacacacacattgcATTCATATTGGTCCATTGGGTGTTGATATGTAAAAGATGAATACCTCCTTCCAAGCGCTTTGATCTCTGTTTTTACAGTAACTGTAAAGAAATGCGACTcttttcattctttcagtctTCCTCCTGTGTGTTGATGATGTCTATGCTTGGAGCAATCTGTTCACATTAAAATCTCACTTATCTGCGTTTGGCTGGATGTTAAACAGTTCAACGTTCTTTTCAACAATTTAGGCTTGTACCTCCATGGTATCACAGCCCGAGGAAAAGAAGTTTGGTGTTAatacaactaaacaaaaatactgcTTTCTGACAGTTCATctggctttctttcttttccttttcactccccatctcttcttcctcctcctgctgtcccATGCTCCATTTGTCCTCCTCTTCACACAACAGTGCTAAGCTCATTCTGAGCAACAGATTCCTTCACACTAAAACCGGTCTGTGTGGATGGAACATTGCTCTCTACCACCGTTTACTTTGGATCAGCACTGGTAACTTGGTGACGGAGGGATCTGAGGAGGAGTTGTGGCTGTGCTCCTTGTTCTGGACTAGCTTTGGGTTGAGAGTGTTGATTAAGAAAGCTAAACTCGGTTTTAGCTGAAAATTGAagcaaatgattattttgtaaGGGTTTAAGTctagcagtttgtttttgttttattacaattcAAGATTACACAGTGAAGCACACTCTGCTGAAGCAAATTAAGACactaatgtaatttttaatggacccaaacaaacagaaaatgaaggaGAACGTAAACAAATCAGtgtaaagtgaaataaagttgaagctcaaaacataaatacaagTTTCAACTAAGAAAGAATTCAGGTCTCCTAAATGAGTTTGGGTAGTCAGACCACAAGCACCCCTTCCTGCATCAATATATAGATATTTTTGCTTCCCTAATAGaatattagaatatttttttaaatgtacattgaCTGAAATTTCACTAAACGTTCAGGCAGTCAAGAAGCTCTTGTTACAATCGTTTCATGACAGGATGTAGAAATGTTGCTTACCCATTGGTTGACACTTTACTTGTATAGTTGTTTCTTAACTTTGTTAATGTATAAAACTCCCACCCTCACCTTGTGTTACATATTTACCATTAACCCAACTCTTGGGGTTGTGCTGTCGCAGTTGAATAGAATAATTCTTGGTCACTCTCAGATCAAGTATTGCAGCATCTTAGAGGTGGTTTTAcctattttaaaagttaaaacaaatccagttaaaacaaatattctttTCAACCATAATAATCGTCAGAGGTGGACTGGGAAGGTCTGATGTCAATGTCTTTATTTAGGTCTGTcgtttaaaaccaaagtttctttccttttgcaGCTGAGCGGACGAACGAGGTCATTGTTGGAATGGATCAGCTGATGGAGATCTAGCTTTTTCATGAAGGAGAAAACGTCCCCTCATTAACTGACCTGAGAGCAGAAAACCAAGAGAAGAACTTCTTCCTCAGCTGACTGACCACAGAAGCTTGGACACTGCTTGactgttgtacttttttttcttctttttaataaagGCAAATCGACTTCAACTCGGGAATTTTTGGCGTTTCTATTTCTTTTACAacaattgtgtgtttttgcttttgcagaATAAGTAAATGAGTTGGATCTTTTCTTCCTTTACAAGCACCTTTTGACTGATGGCATCGAGCGGATCTTAGCCATCCTGTCACCGCACCACCTATTATCAGATCATTTTTGTCTCCTAATAGCAGTACTCGGTTACAGTGTTCCAGAGGGAGGAGCACAGGCTCGCACACTTTTGAATGCGTGTGTGTAGGTGTTTACACATGCACGCTGTGCAGCTGTGAGGACCAGAGACGGAGGGAGAAAGCAGTGGGAGGAGTGGCCACAATGGCGTGGGGGGGTTAAGTTTATTTGTACACAAAAATGGTGTATGTGTAGGCCCTGGACCACCCAGCTTGATCTTGTATCAGTTAACGCCGACACCCcgccctgacacacacacacaaacgcagccGAGGAGGAAACTGACTCACGTCTGatgcttttctttcctttttcttctcgTCTTccactttcttctttctctgctgtCACAAAATTTATTGCATTCCAATGGCAgagttttttcttaaattacaGGTTTGAAGTTTCTTAGTCATGTAGGAAACAGATGCTGACAGGGATGTCTGCGGGGATgtattgtgtgtatgtgtgtgatttctttctcttcttttgtttttcctgttgtgtCTGTGGCCTTGATCGAGTCATTTAAAGAGTCTCTTGTGGCCCGATTATGTGATGCATGTGTATGAGAGGAATGTGGATGCATTTTTCTTCTGTACTCAGCTTCAAAACCTCTTATTTGACTTTATGCCAAATATTGCTTTATTGCTTCGTACTTCGTTCAAAAGAAACTGCTTCGAAATACTTCACTAGAGCAAATATGTAACTGTTATCAGGTTGCACATTTCACGAACATcaacacgcacacaaaaaaaaaggttgtcaaccaaatgaaagtaaaacatATACAAGTCGTAATAtatgcagagaaaataaaatgaaacagctgGTGATGGGACAAAAAAGGTGAGAAAATGAGCCTATAATTTTTAGAACACCATTTTGTTTctcatacatttaaaaaccaacaacatcaTCACTTTAGTTGATTTATCTAAAAGTTTGTGGTTTCTGGCATTATTTCTGATTCGTAACAAAAGATTTTCTCTTTAACT contains:
- the eif2b3 gene encoding translation initiation factor eIF-2B subunit gamma, encoding MELQAVLMAAGGGSRMTDLTYNTPKALLPAGNKPLMWYPLNLLERVGFEEVIVITTKEVQKMMSTDPKMKMDTKMKLDVVCIQEDGDMGTADALRHIQQKIKTDVLVVSCDLITDVALHEVVDLFRAHNATLAMLMSKAHEFTETVPGQKGKKKTAEQRDFVGVDQSGKRLLFMANEADLEDGLSIRKSIIRKHPRMHIKTGLVDAHLYCLKKEVIDFLTENKSISSIRGELVPYLVRKQFSKTANSQKLKDDSEDQSQKKNNGSTNHELLISSRDDSLLQLAQEHSCWNDHRGDMSEAYHGGKLRCYVHIMEHGLCYRVNTLAAYIEANRLAPKLFEEPAVHPTAVISEKCQMGSDSMIGALCQIADKTSIKRSTIGNSTTVKEKVKVTNSIIMHGVTIEEGCNIQGSVICSNAIIGRGADLKYCLVGNGQRIEPEAERTNEVIVGMDQLMEI